The proteins below are encoded in one region of Hordeum vulgare subsp. vulgare chromosome 3H, MorexV3_pseudomolecules_assembly, whole genome shotgun sequence:
- the LOC123443429 gene encoding BAG-associated GRAM protein 1-like, which produces MLPFSSSLVALRVRPPGEAPAQIRQRRDLWYVGAARMRARALGFLLPTCWEIEVTCAAAMLIVALYAAYELLVPRSPPAGADDLGLAQELDGADKYKGGSTGPSAYVVKLELLAAKNLIAANLNGTSDPYALITCGEEKRFRNWCPYKMGSSSPFGNF; this is translated from the exons ATGCTCCCCTTCTCATCCTCCCTCGTCGCCCTCCGTGTGCGTCCTCCGGGCGAAGCCCCCGCGCAGATCCGACAGCGGCGGGACCTCTGGTACGTTGGAGCGGCTCGGATGCGAGCGAGGGCGCTCGGGTTCCTCCTGCCCACGTGCTGGGAGATCGAGGTCACCTGCGCCGCGGCCATGCTCATCGTCGCGCTCTACGCTGCCTACGAGCTCCTCGTCCCGCGGTCCCCGCCAGCGGGCGCCGACGACCTCGGCCTCGCCCAGGAACTCGACGGCGCCGACAAG TATAAGGGAGGCTCCACCGGGCCGTCGGCGTACGTGGTGAAG CTGGAGCTGCTAGCCGCGAAGAATTTGATCGCGGCCAACTTGAATGGGACCTCGGACCCTTATGCACTTATCACCTGCGGCGAAGAGAAGCGTTTCAG GAATTGGTGTCCGTATAAAATGGGGAGCAGTTCTCCCTTTGGAAATTTTTAG